ACTGGTCGTGAAGCTGAGCCCCAACGTCACCGACATCGCAAAAATCGCACGAGCGGCCGAAGCCGGGGGAGCCACCACACTTTCTCTGATCAACACCCTCTACGGGATGGCGATCGACTGGAACACAGGCAGGTCGCGTATTTCCCAAAAAGTCTGCGGCTACAGCGGCATGGGCATCAAGCCTGTGGCCTTGGCCCTGACCCATAAAACAGCACAGGCGGTCAAGATCCCGCTATTGGCCATGGGTGGGATCCACACCTGGCAGGACGCTTTGGAGTTCTTTTACGCCGGAGCTGCAGCGGTGTCGATCGGAACGGCTTTATACAGTGATCCGCTGGCCGCGGTGAACGTTTACCAGGGGCTGGAGGCATTCTTCGCGGAAAGAGGCCTCACCCTGAACGGCATTATCGGCACAGTGCGCTGATCCGCGCGCAAACAGATCAATCTCAATCCTGAGGCGCGTTGCGGCAGACCCGGAATCCGACTCCATAGTAGATATCAGTGGCCAAGCCGCCAATATTGCGGAAAGTGACTGCGCAAAAAGATCCCTGGCCGTGAAAGCAGCTTCCCCGGTTGACGCGGCAAGTGCCGTAATCGGGGCCATGGGGATTGGTCTGATCGCTTGTTGGATAAGTGGCAAAATAAAAATCCCACACCCATTCCCAGAGGTTTCCGCTCATGTCGTGGAAACCAAGCTCGTTGGGGACTTTAAGGCCCACTATATGGGCCACGCCGCCGGAGTTTTCATTGTACCAGGCCACCAGGTCCACGTCGTTGCTGCCGCTGTAGATAAAATTCAGGGACTGATTTCCGCCTTTTGCTGCGAACATCCATTCCATTTCCGAGGGCAGCCTGTAGCCCGGGGCGCTCCAGTTGCAGTTCAGAAAGTTTTGGTTTTGGTAGTTGGCGTTCCAGCCTGTGGGCCAGGAATCTGGATCAGCCCCGTAATTTCCGTAGCTGTAGCAGGGCGTGATCCCTTCCTGGATGCTCCGCCGGTTGCAGTATTCGATCGCGTCGAACCAGGAAACCCGATAGACAGGATAGCTGGGCCCGACCCCATAGTCGTGGGAGGGATTTTCCTTCATGATCTGCTCGTAGCCGGCCTGGGTGAGCTCATAGCGGTCTAGGTAGAAACTGGAGAGGGTGATGTTTGAGGTGCCGTTGTGAAAGGTGCCTCCCTCCACCAGGATGAAGTTCGAAGGAATGCCGGGGCTGGGTTCGTCTTCGGCGCTGACCTTGAACCGGAATTGGTCGCCGTCCAGCCTGAAGGCCTCGCCGCCGGCGTTCCAGACTATGTGTTTGCCCGTTCCGGAGGCCACATCCGGGCCAATGTCCCCGGAAAGAAGGCCAGAAGAGGGATTCAGATCGAAGCTGACTCCGCCGTTGACAGAGACCTTGAGCTCAATCTCGCATAGATCGCCATCCGCGTCCCAGAGGTCGTACCAGATGTCGACTATCCTGCTTCCGTCAAGCCTCTGCGCGGCGGTGACGTTTGATACCATGGGAGCCGTCTGGGCAAGGCAAAACCCCGCCGCGGAAATAAAGAGCAATAACAGCAATCGCTTCATTTCAGACCTCCCTTGAAGACCGGAAATTCTCTCAGCAAATCCTCCAGGGTCATTTTAAGGCCCGGCTCCGCTTTGAACCAATCGAGATAGCGGGCGAGGCTGCCGTTTGGATCGACATAAGCCAGCACCTTGTAAAACATCTGGGAACGGAAGAGCAGGACCCTATAGTGGGTGTAGGCCAAGCCGGCCGTTTCGCCCAGGAAATAGTAGTACAGGTCATCATCATAGGGGGTTTCGTTATACAGGATGATGTAACCCGTTGGGGCCAGCGGGTCGCCATGCATGTCCAGGGTCACGGCCTGCCAGGTGAGGACCACGTCCACATTGTTGGATGTGTCCAGAGTTAAACCCTGAGGCGGCTGGGGCGGAACGGCGGTAATGAAGAACGGGGTCGCGGAACTGCGGATCGATGAATTGCCGAAGTTGTCAGAGATCTGGATCCGGATTTTGGCAGCATTGGATTCCACGTCGGGCACGAGCCAAGGCTCGGTCCCGTCATTGCTCGTCCCCATGGCGATGGGAACGTAGGTATCGCCGCCATCCAGGCTGTACCAGATGTTGACCGAATTGGGGCTGGGATGGGAATCATAGGCGGACCAGAGGATGGCGTTGGTATCGCCCATATACCAGTGTTCCCCTCCCACTGGCGCGATCAGGGCCAGATTGGGGTTCACTGTATCCAGCGACACATCGCCGGAAACGCCGTATCCGCTGAGCGCGGCAAGTACGGAACAGGCCGGCAGGATGATGGACATAAGCAAGGAGCGGCGCATAGCCACCTCCACGAATTATTGCATACGCGGGTATACTGGTTGCATCTTCATAATCGATAAAAAGCAGAAAGGCCTTTTATGTCAAGGAGTTTTTTAGTCAAGATATGCCACCCCCTTTTGCCGACGCTGAGATGGTTTCGGTTATACAGGGAGTCCGGAAATTCCACTTTCCCACCCATGGCTCCCCTTATCAATACGGTGTCAATACGGACTCATTACGGACAA
The nucleotide sequence above comes from Candidatus Syntrophosphaera sp.. Encoded proteins:
- a CDS encoding formylglycine-generating enzyme family protein, whose translation is MKRLLLLLFISAAGFCLAQTAPMVSNVTAAQRLDGSRIVDIWYDLWDADGDLCEIELKVSVNGGVSFDLNPSSGLLSGDIGPDVASGTGKHIVWNAGGEAFRLDGDQFRFKVSAEDEPSPGIPSNFILVEGGTFHNGTSNITLSSFYLDRYELTQAGYEQIMKENPSHDYGVGPSYPVYRVSWFDAIEYCNRRSIQEGITPCYSYGNYGADPDSWPTGWNANYQNQNFLNCNWSAPGYRLPSEMEWMFAAKGGNQSLNFIYSGSNDVDLVAWYNENSGGVAHIVGLKVPNELGFHDMSGNLWEWVWDFYFATYPTSDQTNPHGPDYGTCRVNRGSCFHGQGSFCAVTFRNIGGLATDIYYGVGFRVCRNAPQD